The Dioscorea cayenensis subsp. rotundata cultivar TDr96_F1 chromosome 11, TDr96_F1_v2_PseudoChromosome.rev07_lg8_w22 25.fasta, whole genome shotgun sequence genomic interval tccactggggcctagttgtgcgtgcaatggagtgaagcgttaaggggatcttagtatctaggacttaattgcggctagggaccttccgcctagaatccctagagctcattgcaactttattcaagtgcgaggttgagaggttatttaatctctcctccgggacatgaatagagttaggcatagttgaccttagatttgggactatgtgtgtAAGGATTtacacgactcaccattgcattgattaggaagcataatagagagttcttgcacttgaagcgattttcctaggtgaagcatcatccgagtagcccatctttatcgattgccttgcctcctccttacttttgctctcttacgtGTTGcatttaattgttgagaattgaatcattatcacacttatcattgttgatactccacatagctaagaatcgaattaagtgtctctaatccttactccctgtggattcgaccccgctcactcgggattattacttcaacaaacccgtgcacttgcgggatatacgcaaggggaccttgtcaagtttttggcgccgttgccagggagatAGGCGTTTAGAAACACGTTGAAGCATTAGCCGAGGAGGGCTCAAGCACTAAAAATGATGGGGTAGCCGTACAGGAAGACCCCGAGCCATCTGAGAGTGTAGttgaaggaagaaagaaaaacaagatgaagaaacccttcAACTACCAACACCAAGGGTACCCGAGTAAAAGCCGGCCATTCCCTATCCGGCTAGGTTGAAGCAAGATAAAGAGGAggctcaattcaagaaattcctcaaTGTATTCAAGCATTTACACATAAATATCCCTCTTCTTAATGCCttgactcaaatgcccaagtatgcaaagtttatgAAAGACCTCCTGATTAACAAGCGAAAATTGGAGGAATTAGAAACAGTTGTATTACCACAGAACTGCTCTGCGATGATTCAGAGGAAACTCCCTAAGAAGTTGACTAACCTAGGGAGTTTCAGTATTGCATGTATGATTGGGGAAGGCATGCAAGAAAAGGCCTTGGCAGATTCTGGGGCCAGCATCAATGTGATGCCCTACAAGCTATTTTTGAAGCTGGGATTGGAAGACATGATCCCTACAAGGATGACAATACAACTTGCAGACCGGTCTATATAGAAACCCCGAGGGGTTGTTGAGGATGTGCTAGTTAGAGTTGACAAGCTCATTATGCCGGTGGATTTTGTGATtattgatgtggatgatgatgttgaagtcccATTAATCCTCGGGTCACCATTTCTTAATACCGCCGGAGCCCTCATTGATGTAAAGGGGGGAAGAATGCCATCGAGAgtgggggatgaggaagtcattcTTACACTCCCCACTGCTATGAAACACACCTTGGACCACAATGATCCCCTCTATTTTACTGATGAAAATGATATGATTATtac includes:
- the LOC120271632 gene encoding uncharacterized protein LOC120271632, whose protein sequence is MPKYAKFMKDLLINKRKLEELETVVLPQNCSAMIQRKLPKKLTNLGSFSIACMIGEGMQEKALADSGASINVMPYKLFLKLGLEDMIPTRMTIQLADRSIQAVYGPYGHLWLVSGTCICHGGRKRPSHEDHSPVA